One segment of Urocitellus parryii isolate mUroPar1 chromosome 5, mUroPar1.hap1, whole genome shotgun sequence DNA contains the following:
- the Pi4k2a gene encoding phosphatidylinositol 4-kinase type 2-alpha, giving the protein MDETSPLVSPKRAQPPEYTFPSGSGTHFPQVPGGAVRVAAAAGSGPSPPGSPGHDRERQPLLDRARGAAAQGQTHTVAAQAQALAAQAAVAAHAAQAHRERNEFPEDPEFEAVVRQAEVAIERGICPERIYQGSSGSYFVKDPQGRIIAVFKPKNEEPYGHLNPKWTKWLQKLCCPCCFGRDCLVLNQGYLSEAGASLVDQKLELNIVPRTKVVYLASETFNYSAIDRVKSRGKRLALQKVPKVGQRFNRIGLPPKVGSFQLFVEGYKDADYWLRRFEAEPLPENTNRQLLLQFERLVVLDYIIRNTDRGNDNWLIKYDYPMDSSGSRDTDWVVVKEPVIKVAAIDNGLAFPLKHPDSWRAYPFYWAWLPQAKVPFSQEIKDLILPKISDPNFVKDLEEDLYELFKKDPGFDRGQFHKQIAVMRGQILNLTQALKDNKSPLHLVQMPPVIVETARSHQRSASESYTQSFQSRKPFFSWW; this is encoded by the exons ATGGACGAGACGAGCCCACTAGTGTCCCCCAAGCGGGCCCAACCCCCGGAGTACACCTTCCCATCGGGCTCGGGAACTCATTTTCCGCAGGTACCAGGGGGCGCGGTCCGCGTGGCGGCGGCAGCCGGCTCGGGCCCCTCTCCGCCAGGCTCGCCGGGCCACGACCGGGAGCGGCAGCCACTGCTGGACCGGGCCCGGGGCGCGGCGGCCCAGGGCCAGACTCATACAGTGGCGGCGCAGGCCCAAGCCCTGGCTGCCCAGGCCGCGGTTGCGGCGCACGCAGCGCAGGCCCACCGAGAGCGGAACGAGTTCCCGGAGGACCCCGAGTTCGAGGCGGTGGTGCGGCAGGCCGAGGTGGCCATCGAGCGGGGCATCTGCCCTGAGCGCATCTACCAGGGCTCCAGCGGGAGCTACTTCGTCAAGGACCCTCAGGGG AGGATCATTGCTGTCTTCAAACCCAAGAATGAAGAGCCATATGGGCATCTTAATCCTAAGTGGACCAAATGGCTGCAGAAGTTGTGCTGTCCCTGCTGCTTTGGCCGTGACTGCCTTGTCCTCAACCAGGGATATCTCTCAGAGGCAGGGGCCAGCCTGGTGGACCAAAAACTGGAACTCAACATTGTACCCCGTACAAAG GTAGTATACCTGGCCAGTGAAACCTTCAACTATAGTGCCATTGACCGAGTGAAGTCCAGGGGCAAGCGACTTGCGCTACAGAAAGTGCCAAAAGTTGGACAGCGGTTTAACCGCATTGGGCTACCACCAAAG GTTGGTTCATTCCAGCTCTTTGTTGAAGGCTACAAAGATGCAGACTACTGGCTGCGGCGTTTTGAAGCAGAACCTCTCCCTGAGAACACTAACCGGCAACTACTGCTGCAGTTTGAGCGCTTAGTGGTGCTGGATTACATTATCCGCAACACTG ATCGAGGCAATGACAACTGGCTGATTAAATATGACTATCCAATGGATAGTTCTGGCTCTCGG GATACAGACTGGGTGGTGGTAAAGGAACCTGTTATCAAGGTGGCGGCCATAGACAATGGGCTGGCTTTCCCACTGAAGCATCCTGACTCTTGGAGGGCAT ATCCCTTTTACTGGGCCTGGTTGCCCCAGGCAAAAGTCCCATTCTCTCAGGAGATCAAAGATCTGATTCTTCCAAAGATATCAGACCCTAACTTTGTCAAAGACTTGGAGGAGGACCTATATGAACTCTTCAAG AAAGATCCTGGTTTTGATAGGGGCCAGTTCCATAAGCAGATTGCTGTCATGCGGGGACAG ATCCTAAATCTGACCCAGGCCCTGAAAGACAACAAGAGTCCTCTGCACCTCGTCCAGATGCCACCTGTGATTGTTGAGACTGCCCGATCCCACCAGCGGTCTGCTAGCGAGTCCTACACACAGAGCTTTCAGAGTCGGAAGCCCTTCTTCTCATGGTGGTAG
- the Avpi1 gene encoding arginine vasopressin-induced protein 1 translates to MGTPASVVSEPLPWQAPIEARGRKQASANIFQDADLLQIQGLFQRSGDHLAEERAQIIWECAGDHRVVEALRRLRRKRPPRQKPLAHSLHHCSRLRIPEPCSPLANAQSSSPETASSEQHWNSRRTSARIRRNWRKPSPTGYLHQIRH, encoded by the exons ATGGGTACCCCAGCCTCTGTGGTGAGTGAGCCGCTCCCTTGGCAAGCCCCCATTGAGGCCCGGGGTCGTAAGCAGGCCTCAGCCAACATCTTCCAGGATGCTGACCTGCTGCAGATCCAGGGCCTGTTTCAGCGCAGTGGGGACCATCTGGCCGAGGAGCGGGCCCAAATCATCTGGGAGTGTGCAGGGGACCACCGAGTGGTGGAGGCCCTAAGGAGGCTGCGCAGGAAGAGACCCCCAAGGCAGAAACCCCTGGCTCACTCATTGCACCACTGCAGCAGGCTCAG AATCCCAGAGCCCTGCTCTCCACTGGCCAATGCACAGAGCAGTTCCCCCGAGACAGCCTCCAGTGAGCAGCATTGGAACTCCAGGAGGACAAGTGCCAGGATCCGCCGGAACTGGAGGAAACCAAGCCCCACAGGCTACCTTCACCAGATCAGACACTGA